The nucleotide sequence CAGTTCTTCCTGTCCTTCACCCCATCCGTAGCCACGCCTTCAGCCCCGGCTGCCCCGCGCTTAGATCTCCCCTTCCCCTAGGATTGGGGGAAGGGGCGGGGGATGGGGGCCGGGTCGCTCACCCGCCCGCCGAAGCGCAGGAAGCGCACGCTGCCATCCGCACTCAATATGAAGTCGAAGGTCGAGCCCGCCGGCGCGCCGTGGGTGATGCGGAAGCTGCGCTCGCCGATCGGCTCGGCGTGGTAGGGCGGCATCACCGTCTCCGTGCCGGAGAGTGGACTGCGCACGGTCATCTCCACGCGCAGGCCGCCGTCTGCCGGCGTTAGCGTGAACTGCGAGAGCGGCCGCTCGTAGGCGCCGGCGTAGCGGGCCAGCGATTCTGCCGGCAGGGTGATCGCGGGAGGCTCAGCCGTGCGCAGGCCCAGATAGCGCTTCAGCAGCGCCGCTTCGATCGGCCGGTAGGCGGCCGAGCCCTGGCCGCTGTTGGTGAGGATCGCCAGCGCGAAGCTGCGCTCGGGCACGAAGACGAGCCGCGCATTGAAGCCGTTCGTCGCGCCGCCGTGGCCGATCAGCCTGGCGCCGTCGATCGTGTCGATCATCCAGCCCAGCCCCCAGTGCGGCGCCAGCGCGGCCTCCACCTGGGGCTGCTGCATCGCCCGCACGCTTTCGGCGCCGAGCACGCCATCGACCGGAAGCTGCCCCATATGAAACGCCGCGAAGCGCAGCAGGTCGCCCACCGTGCCGATGATGCCGCCCGCGGCGTTCATCGCCCGCGGAATCGGATAGGGCCGCGCGATGCGGTTCTCCTTGCCCGGCGGCTGCACATGGCCCACGGCGGCGGGATAGGTGATCGCCTCGTGCGCGAAGTAGGTGCAGCGTTCCAGTCCCAGCGGCGCAAACAGCCGCTCGCGCGCCGCCGTCTCGAACGCCTGGCCGCGCAGCCGCTCGACCAGGTGGCCGGCGAGCTGGAACCCGGTGTTGCAGTAGCTCCACAGCTCGCCCGGCGCTGTGTACTGGCGTAACTGGTCGAAGCTTGCGACGGCCTTCGCCAGCGCATCGTCGCCCAGGCCGAAATCGTCGAAGCGGTCGCCGTAGAAGCCGGCGGTGTGCGTCAGCAGGTGGCGCAGCGAGACGCTGCCCTGCGCCGCGGCGTCGGCCAGCCGCAACTCCGGCAGGTGCGAGGCGATCGGCGCGTCCAGATCGACCGTGCCGGCCTCGACGAGCTGCATCGCCAGCGTGGCGGTGAACAGTTTGCTGATCGAGCCGATCTGGAAGAGCGTGTCGGCGGTCACGGGCTGACGCGTCTCGATGCTGGCGACGCCGAAACCCCACGCCTCGCTGCGCCCCTCGTGCAGCACGCCGACGGCAAGGCCGGGCACCTCCCAGCGCTCCATCTCGGCGTGGACGAGATCGGCGATCTCCGGCTGCGCGGCGGCCGTGGCGCACATGGCGATCCTCCTGCTGAGGCCAAGCGGTTTCAGCCTGTGCGTCTACGCGTAGCACGCCGGACGGCAGCGAAGCAACAGCGTCGCCATCCAACGCTGCCGTCATCTGGCGATTCCTGGCTCGGTGCCTTGCCAGCGTTTTGCAGTGACGGGCGCCTGTCGCCTCGTGGATGTGCGTGCAAGAATTGCACTGCATGCGAGGTATGTGCCGCTGGCCTGCCTCGGACGGAGCGATCGATGAAGCGTTTGTTGGTGCTTGCCGCGCTGCTCCTGGCGGCGCTGGCGCTGGTCGGCGCACGGCCCGCGCACGCCGACGGGTCATGGATGGATCAGCCGCTCGTCAACTGGAACACGGCCGGCGCGGCCGTGCCCGCGGCGCCCGCCGGCGACTTCAGTAACCCGAGGTGCGGCCAGGACGAGCGCCCCGTCGAGACGGCCGAGGACCAGGCGGTGAGCGACGCCGGCTGGACGCTGTTCGGCGCCTACCAGGGCGGCTGGGGCATCACCCTGATCAGCGGCCTCTCCGGCTACGACGGCATGTGCCGGCCCTTCGGCTACCAGTTCTTCGTCTTCGTTAACGGCGCCTTCGCCGGCACGATCTCGCCCGAGGCGATGAACTCGCGCTTCGACGGCTCGGCCACGATCGTGCGCCTGGTGAGCTCCGGCCGCATCACGGCGCAGTTCTCGCGCTACAGCGACGCCGACCCGCTCTGCTGTCCATCGCGCATCAGCTTCGTCACCTATGGCTTCGACGACAGCCAGGGTGCGCCGCTGCTGGCGCCGCTCGAAGTCTCCACACAGAGCACGCAGAGCGAGCAGTAGCTCCACGCCGCTGCCGTCGCTCTTCGCCTCGGCTATCATGAAGCAGCCGGCAGCGCATCTGCCGGGCTGGGCGAGGTGCAACATGGCGGGCGAAGCGGCGCAGTTCGCGATGGTGTTCGAGCGCATCGGGCAGGACACGCTCACCGCGCTGGAGGGTATTCCGCAGGAGACGCTCAACCGCAAGCTTGACCTGCCGGAGACGAACAGCCTGTTCACGCTCGCCACGCACCTGTTCGGCGCCGGCGAGTTCTGGACGCTCGCGCTCGGCGCCGGCCGCACGGTGCCGCGCGATCGCGCCGCCGAGTTCACCGCCAGCGGCAGCTTCGCCGACCTGGCCGCCCGCTGCCGGCGCTGGATCGCGGAGGTGCACGACGCTTTCGACAGTCTGCCCGACGCGGCGCTCGACAAGACGTTGACGCCGCCCACCGCCTACCGCGGCACGCTGCCGGAGGGCGAGATGACGGCGCGCGAGTGCCTGCTGCACGCCGTCGAGCACGGCGCCCTGCACCTGGGCCACATCCAGCTCACCCGGCAACTGCTCGGCTTCGCCCCCTCCGGCGAGTGATGGATGAATCGCACCGACCGGCTGATGGGCATCCTGCTCGAGTTCCAGGCGCACGGCGAGCGCCGCGCCGAGGACCTCGCCCGCGCCTTTGAAGTGAGCGTGCGCACCGTCTACCGCGACGTGGAGGCGCTCTGCGAGGCGGGCGTGCCCGTCGTCGCCACGCCGGGCAAGGGCTACCGGCTGCTCGACGGCTACTTTCTGCCGCCGCTCAGCTTCACGTCCACGGAGGCGGCGCTGCTGCTGCTCGGCGGCGAGTATTTGCGCCGGCGGCTCGACCCCGAGCTGCGCGCCGAGGCGGAAACGGCGCTGAAGAAGTTGGCCGCCGTGCTCCCGGCGGAGAAGCGCGCCGATGTGGCCCGCTGGCTGCAGGAGCTGTGCTTTCCCGGTTTCGGCGAGCGGCCGGCGCGGCCCTCGCAGGCGCTGCTGCGGCGCGCCATCCGCGAGCGGCGCGTCGTGCGGCTGCTCTACCACGCCTATCTGCGCCCTGCCTCCGAGGAGCGCGACGTCGAACCGGTGAGCCTGATCTACGGCGCCGGCGCCTGGCACCTGGCCGGCTGGTGCCGGCTGCGGCGGGCGCCGCGCTTCTTCCACCTGGATCGCATCGACCGGCTGGAGGTGCTGGAGGAGCGCTTCGTACGTGGCGGGCGCCACGCCGCCATCGGTCCCGAGTCCGGCGATGCCCTCAGCCGCTTCCCCGAGGCGCGCGTGCGCTTCGACGCCGCGGCGCTGCGCTGGGCGCGCGAGCGCCAGCCCTACCTCTTCCTGCGCGAAGAAGCTGATCTGGGCGGAGAGCCGGTCTTCGTCTATGCGCTGCGCGATGAGCGCGAGCTGCTGGGCTGGCTGCTGCAGTGGGGCGCGGCCGCCGAGGTGCTGGAGCCGGCGGCGCTGTGTGAGCGCCTGGCGACGGAGGCCCGCGCCCTGCTGGAACGGTACGCGCCGGTGGAACAGCAGAACATTCTTTCTGAACCGCCGCGCGCTCCTGCCACCACGCTGTCAGGAACCCTCGCGTAGCCTAAGTCTGTGGCCGGCAGGGAATCCGGCCGCGAGCAGACACAGGGAGGGTTTACCGTGATCAAGGGGCTGACCTACGCCATCCTCACGACGAGGGACATGGGCGCGACGCGGCGCTTTTTCACCGAGCAGCTCGGCCTGGCCGCCGAAGAGGAGATCGAGGGCGCCTTCAGCCAGTTCACCACGCGCGAAGGCTCGATGTGGGCGATCATGGCGGCGCAGGAGCACAACACGCCGCGCGAGATCGAGCTCTATCTGCTGGTCGACGACGTCGACGCGGCCTACGCGGCGTGGAAGCAGCGCGGCGTCGAGACGGTGAGCGAGCCGCACAACGAAGAGTTCGGCCGCACCTTCGCCTTCAAAGACCCGGAGGGCCGCACGCTGCACGCCTACGCGCGGGCCGGGTAGAGCAGGCCTCATCCTCACCCCCGTCCCCCTCTCCTTCTCCCAATCCTGGGCGAAGGAGAGGGGCGATCCTTGGTTGCTAATACGGTTGGGTGTCGGGTTAGCGAAGCTTTGCAACGAGGCACGGCGTGCGTTGACTAACCCGACGCCGCCCCGATCCAGCACCGCGAGATCGCCCCTCGCCCGGAATTGGGCGAGGGGTATGTGACATGACGCGAGGGCCCGCTACACGCAGGCGGCGTCCAGCAGCGTGAGCGTGCCGGCGGCGGTGTCCAGGCGGCAGCGCACGCCGAGTGGCAGCGTCGCGCGGTACGGGGTGTGGCCGCAGGGGAAGCCGTAGAGCACGGGCACGCCCAGCCCGCCGAGCCGGTCAAGCAGCACCTCGCGCAGCGTCAGGCCGCGCGGGGAGGGCGGGCGGTCGCAGTCGGGCGAATCGCCGACGAGCACGCCGCGCACGCCGGCGAAGGCGCCGGCAAGCAGCAGTTGCGTCAGCATGCGATCGACACGGTAGGGCGACTCGTGCGTGTCCTCGATCAGGGCGATGCAGCCGCGCAGATCGGGCTGCCAGCGCGTGCCGCAGAGGGCGGCGAGCAGTGTGAGGTTGCCGCCTTCGAGCACGCCCTCGCCGATACCGGGCACCAGGGCTTCCGGCACGGCAGCGCCGGGCGGCGCGGCGATCCTGTGCAGCGGCTGCGTGGAGGTCAGGGCGGAGATCAGCCCGGCGAGGTTCCAGGCCGGCTCGGCGTCCGGCAGGTCCCAGACCGGCATCGGGCCGTGGAAGCTGATCAGGCCGGCCTCGCGGTGCAGCGCCAGGTGCAGCCCGGTCACGTCGCTGAAGCCGACCAGCGGCTTCGGATGTGCGCGCACGGTCTCCCAGTCGATCAGCGGCAGCAGGCGCATCGAGCCGTAGCCGCCGCGGGCGCAGAGGATCGCGTCGACACCGGGATCGGCAAAGGCGGCGACCAGCGCCGCGGCCTTGGCGGCGTCGCTTGCACCTGCCAGATAGCCACGGCGCGCCAGCGCGTCGGCCGGCAGCCGCACGCTGAAGCCGGCCGCCTGCAGACTCGCCGTGCCGGCTTCGATCTGCCCCGCATCGACGGCGCTGGCGGGCAGCACGACGGCGATTGTGCCGCCCGGCGGCACGGCGCGCGGCCGCACGAAGGCGTGTGGCGAGGCAGCCGCGGTCGCATCCGGCATGCGGTCATGCTGGCACGCGGCGCCCCGCCCTTTCAAGGCCGCCGGCGGACCCAACCCCGCCGCGCGCGGCATCTGTACGGAACGGCTCTGTCTGGCATGGGCGCGCAGCGCAACCGTCGGAGACCGGAGATGCGCAGCCGAGTCCGAGCGAGGCAGGGATAGGTGCCCCGCCGCGCCTGTGCTATCATTCGACTACTCATCGGAGCATACACACCGTCTGTATGGCGACGAAGCGCAGTCAGGCAGACCGAACCGAGCAGACGCGCCGCCTGCTGCTCGACGTGGGTCGCCGCCTGTTCACGGAGCGCGGCTACGCCGGTACGGCCACGGAAGAGATCGTGCGCCAGGCCGGCGTCACCCGTGGCGCCCTCTACTACCACTTCAAGGATAAGCAGGACCTCTTCCGCGCCGTGGTCGAGGACGTGCAGCAGGAGTCGATGGCCCGCCTCGCCGTCGCGGCCGGCGCCATTGCCGACCCCTGGCAGCGCATGCGCACGGCGATGCAGGCGTTTCTCGACAATTGCCTGGAGCCGGCGATGCGCCAGATCGTGCTGATCGACGGTCCCGCCGTGCTGGGCTGGCCCGCCTGGCGGGAGATGGACGAACGCTACGGCCTGGGCGCGACGCGCACGGCGCTGCAGGCCGCGGTCGACGCGGGCCAGCTCGAGCCGCAGCCGCTGGAACCGCTGGCGCACCTGCTGCTCGGCGCCCTGGGCGAGGCCGGCATGTTACTCGCCGAAGCGCCGGACCCGCCGGCCGCCCGCGCCGAGGTCGGCGAATCGCTCGACCGCCTGCTCGCTGGCCTGCGCGCTGTATGAACGCCGACAGAGAGCAGCATCACTCATCGGTGTTCTCGATCTGATACGGTATCGACATGGTAGAGCGCACAACGATCACCGCTGAGCAGCGCGCCGTCGCGGACGAGGCGGTGTGCGAGTTTCACGAGACCCGTGCGCGCCTCGAAGCGGATCCGCTGGTTGATGACTTCCAACGGGCGCAGGCGTTCCACGCCATCTGGCGGCGCGTGCAGGAGGTCGGACTCGCGGAGGATGAGAGCCTGCAGCCACTCTGGTACGAAGCCATTCTCTGGGACCTCCAGCCCAGGACGCCGGAGCCGGGTGAACGCCGGGGACGGCGCTGGCAGCCGAAGTTCGAGCTGGCCAACGGCTCCAAGCTGCCGGACTTCGACGATTTGCGTAACCGGGCCGGTTTCTACGTGCACGCGGCGACCGGAGTGTTGAACACCACCTCGCCGGTGCACCGTGCGCGCTACGCCGATGTTCTGTGGGAGATGGAAGGGGGGTATCAGCGCGCCCTCATGGCGGCGCAGGCGTATCTCGCATCGGTCCCGTTGCTCGCCGAGACGTACAGCTATCGCCGCCACGACGCGATCCTGCGGGCACTGCAGCTTGCACTTCAGCTCCAGCAGGCTGAGCTGGTCGCGGAGGGAAAGCAGGCGCTGCTTGATGCGCTCACTGAGCGGGAGGAGAGTGCGCCGCCGTTTGATGGCCTTGAGCTTCTCCCATGGATCCTCGAGATCCCGGACCGGTTCATCGATCGCGAGGAACTGGTGAAGGGCCGGCAGTACGCTGAAGATGCTGCCGCCTTCCTGCGCGGCGGCGGTGAGGCGGAATCCTTCCGTGCACGGTACGCCTATCAGCTTGCGGCGCGCTTCGCCCGACGCCTGCGTGACGCGGAGGGTGAGCGGCGAGCACTTGTGGCATTGGGTGAAGCGATCGAGGCACAGGCGGCGATGGCCGATGGTCGCTCGCACCTCGCAGCGGCGCACTTTCTCCGCGAGGCCTTCAGGCATTACGCAGACCTCGGCTTTACGGAGCAGGCCGAACGGATGAAACGACGGCTGGAGGAAGAGCAAGACGAGACACTGCCGGAGTTCAAGACCTTCCGTACGTCGGTCGAACTGGACTTCGACGCGACCGATCGGCTGGCGGTCGCGCTGCGCGACCTTCCGCCGGCGCAGTCGCTCGCCTTCATTGCAACCCGGCCGGACTGGCACCCGGCGAAGGCGCATCTGGAAGCACAGGCTGCCACGCTCGCGGCGTTACATCCGCTGCTGAGCGCGATCGGGCGAAACCGATACAGCCATGATGGCCGCCTTGTTGCCAACGCCACGACTGACGCGGCGCGTCGGGACGCGCAGGTCTTCGATTTGTACCACCTCTGGGCCCAGATGCGTGGCGTCGTGCTCGCGCGGCTCTATGGACGTATGGCGGAGGCACAGCGCTGGACGGCGGACACGATTACCGACTTCCTCGCCTCGGGTGTCGCGTTCGATGCTGAGAAGCTGCCGCTGGTGCGAACGGGGCTGGAGCGCTTCTTCGCCCGCGATTATGCCAGCGCGCTGTTTGTCCTTGTGCCGCAGCTCGAGGACATCCTCAGGCGGCTGCGCGGCAAGGTTGGGCTTCCCACGACGAGTGTCAAGGCGAGTAGCGGCATCACGATGCTCGTGGGACTGGATGACGTGCTGGCAACGCCGCAGCTCGTCGATGGCCTCGGGGCGGGTGCAATCGCCTATTTGCGCTTCCTCTTGACCGACCAGCAGGGGCTCAATCTGCGGAACGACATCGCGCACGGCCTGTTTCCTGAGGCAGCGGCGCAGGAACCGCTGGCGGTACTGGTCGTCGATGTGCTGCTGCACCTGCAGCCGCTCTATCTGACGCCCACGAAGGAAGCTGCCGAGCAGCAATCGTCCGAGCAGGCGGCGGTGCTCGACCTGGGCGTTGAGAGGCAGGCGTCCATCGGTATTCCAACGATTAGGACGAATGCCGTCGATGCAGAACTCCCCGAAGCCGCATGGATCCGTGAGATGACCGATCGCATTGTGCACGACTTCCATCCGCTCCGGGTGATTCTGTTCGGCTCGCATGCTCGTGGTGAAGCCGGGCCGGATAGTGATGTAGATCTGTTGATTGTGCTGCCGTCGGCGGACGATCGGCGCGGCGCGGCGATCGAGATTCGTAAGGCGCTGGCTGGCGTCCGCGTGCCGCACGATATCATAGTCACCGATCCGGTCGACATCGCCCAGCGTGGAGACGAGCCGAGTAGCGTGCTCTATTCCGCGCTGCGTGAGGGGCGCGTACTTTACGACCGCAGCGAAGCTCGAGAGGGCAGACTCGCGTATGGTCACGGGTAGCCGGCGCACGGCCGTTCGTCACCTCCTCAAGCTGGCGCGTGAAGACCTGCAACTTGCCGAGGACATCATCGCAGGAGCAAGCACCGGTCTCCCGCGCCACGCATGCTTCAACGCTCAGCAAGCCGCCGAGAAGACTCTGAAGGGCGCGCTGCGACATGAGGGAATTCAGTATGGCAAAGTCCATGACCTTGAGCAGCTTCGTGGCATGCTGCCTGGAAATTGGGCGGTGAAGGCACAGCCCGCAAGTCTACAGGCGCTGACTGAGTGGGTCATCGAGGGCCGATACCTTGAGAATCTGCCAGATGCTACTGATGAGGACGCACGGCTCGCCGTACAAGAGGCGCGAGAGGTCTGGACCCTTATCACGGCTGAACTCGTACCGCGTGGATTCGACGTGAACATGGAGCTGCCCTGATCGAAGATGGGTCTCCCAGTCGCAGCCTCGAAGGCCTCAAGAAAGCGGCTTGAGCCGCACCTGCTGCTCGGCGCCCTGGGCGAGGCCGGCATATTACTCGCCGAAGCGCCGGACCCGCCGGCCGCCCGCGCCGAGGTCGGCGAATCGCTCGACCGCCTGCTCGCCGGCCTGCGCAGGCGATAGGTTACAGGTGACTGGTGACAGGAGGGTCTGGAGACGGGCCACACTGTCACCTGTCACCAGTCACCTGTGACCTACCCGAGGATGGCGATGTCCACCGGCGGGCGCAGCTCGGAGCACGTCGCCAGCGCCTGGTGGATGTCGTTCGTCTCGAAGGTCCGGATCAGCTCGGCGTCGGCCGGGTCGCCGCGGTCGAGCTTCGGCAACGCGTTCTGCATCAGGGCATAGTCGAAGCGTGGCGCCCACTTGCGCGAGCCCAGCCGCGCCGTGGTGGAGCAGTTGTCCACCATGTAGGCCACGCCCTTGAAGTGCATGTATGGGTTCAGCGAATCAACCGCCTCGATGATCGACTCGTTGGCGATCTCCGAGTAGGGGTGGCCCTTCTCCTTCAGCAGGTCCACCTGCGCCATCATCGTGGCGATGTACACGCCGGCCGTGACCGGCGGAATGGGCGTGCTGAAGCTGCCGCGTCGCGCCCGCACGCCCTCGCCGACGCGCCACATCTCCGTGCCGTCGATCGTGCCCATCGGGTAGCGGCCGAAGCGCTGGTTGGCCATCACCACGCTGCGGATCTCGTTGCCCGATGACACCTCGTCGTAGATCTCCATCAGGATCTCGAACGCCGGCTGGTAGGCGGCCGAGTAGGCGCGGCGGAAGGTTTCCTTGTCCGCCTCGCCGAACGACTCGTAGACGGCGAGGATGCCGTGGTGCGAGATCAGCTTGCTGATCGGCCCGGTGATCGCCTCGACGGAGTTGATGAAGGCGTCGTCCTTGGACATGCCGCCGTTTACGTACCAGCGGTAGAGGACTTCGACGATGCCGTGCACCGCGCCGAGCAGGATGCCGCGCTCGCCGAAGATGTCCGACTTGTACTCCGACTCCAGCGTGGTCTGGAAGGTGAAGGGCGAGCCGAGCGCCACCGACCAGCCCAGGGCGTAGTCCGTGGCATGGCCGGTCACGTCCTGCTCGACGGCGAAGCTGGAGTTGATGCCGGCGCCGTCGATGTCCGCGCCCTGCTCGTACAGCCGCCGGACCGACGGCCCCATGCCCTTGGGGCAGACGCCGATCACATTGACGTTCGCCGGGAACGAAGCGCCGATGCTCTTCAGATAGCCGAGCAGGAAGCCGTGCGAGAGACCGAGCGTGGCGCCGGGGTGCAGCGCGGCGAAGATCTGCCGGTACTCCTGCGCCTGCGCCGCGTCCGCGATCAGCAGCAGCACCAGGTCGGACTCGCGGATCACGTCGTACATCTCGCCCAGCGTGCCGGCGGCGCGGGTGAAGCCAGCGCGCTCGGCCGCGGGCACCGAGCCGGAGCCGGAGCGCAGCCCGACCTTGACGATGATGCCGGAGCCGGAGAGCGAGTCGCGCAGGTTTTGCGCCTGCGCCGGCCCCTGCGAGGACCAGCCGATCACGCCGATCTGGCGGATACCCTGGAAGGCGTCGCTGAGGCGGGGGAAAAGATGCCGGCCGCCTTTGACGATGAACTCGTCGGTGTTGGCCAGGTGCAGCGGCGCTTTGGCGAAAGCCTGGGTGGAGAAGCGCAAGGCGGTCATGGCAGGGCGGCTCCTGAGTCACACGCGGCGCCGGCGCCCGGCGCGGCCCGCTGCGGTCTCTTATGTCTGATATCTGCATCTTCGCCACTGTAGAGAGCGCCGTGGGCACGGTCAAACCATGGCGAAGGACGGCTGTGGCATAGCAATGTGAATACGCTCCGCACCCGACGCAGGGAACATGAACTACGCCGGAACGAGGCCCTGCCGCACGGCGTAGGCGGCGGCCTCCGCCCGATTCGCCGCGCCGATCTTCTGGTAGATCCGCGCCACGTGCGTCTCCACCGTGCGGACGCTGAGCACCAGCGCCTCCGCGATCTCGCGGTTACTCCTTCCCGCTGCGAGGAGGCGGAGAACGTCGAGCTCGCGTGCACTGAGCGGGTGAGCGTGAGCTGTGTCTACACGCGGTGCCGATGGCAGCGCTGAAGGCGCCCAGGCGCTGAGATCAGACTCAGCACTCACGGTTCCCGCGGGCATCGCCGCTGCCGCACGGGCGCAGGCCAGTGCTTCGGCGACCGCTGCCTCGGGTGTAAGCGCGCCTCCAGCGGCGAAGGCCGCGGCGTACGCCTCGTCCCCGAGCGTTCCGCGTACCCTGGCGACGATGGAGTCAAAGTCCTCGCGCTCCGCCAGGGGTATCGCGGCCCCGGCCATCTCTCGGAGCTGCGCGGTTGCCCCCAGAAGCCGGGCTGCCTGTTGCGCCCGGTCCGTCGCGACCGCGACGCCGGCCATACCTGCGAGGCCGTCCGCGACGAGTTGTCTGTCCCCCAGCTGCTGCAGGATCTCCAGGCTTGCGCGGTAGTGCTCCGCCGCTGCACCGCAGTCGTCCAGACACCGGCAGGTCGTGCCGAGGTTGAGGTGCGCCAGCGCGATACCCTGCTGGTTGCGCAGCACCCGTTCGTTGAGGCCAAGGCACTCCTGGTACAGGGATACTGCCTGCTCGTAGTTCCCCTCGTACAGTTCGAGCAGGCCCAGGTTGTTCAGCGTGGTGGCGATACGTTCCGCGTTTTTGAGTCCGCGTGCGAGCGCGAGACTCTCTTCGAGGAGGCGCCGCGCGTGCGCATATTCGCGCCGATACTGGGCGATGATGCCCAGGCTGTTCAGGCACATGCAGATCCGTTCGCTATTCCCCACGCCGCGTTCCAGGGTGAGAGCTTCGCCGAGCAGGCGGCTTGCGCCGTCGTAATCGTTCTGATTCCAGGCGAGGTTGCCGGCGCCAAACAGCGCTTTTGCACGCACGGCATTGGGTCCGCTGCCACCAGCCGCCAGCAGCCGCTCCGACCAGCGCCGGCCTTCGTTCAGATGACCGTGCACGCGCCAGAAGCGCCAGAGCGCTCCCACAATCCGCAACCCCAGGATCACGTCTTCGCGATCACTGCCTGTCTCACACCAGGCGAGCGCGGCGCGGATGTTATCGTGCTCCGCCTCC is from Dehalococcoidia bacterium and encodes:
- a CDS encoding VOC family protein, which translates into the protein MIKGLTYAILTTRDMGATRRFFTEQLGLAAEEEIEGAFSQFTTREGSMWAIMAAQEHNTPREIELYLLVDDVDAAYAAWKQRGVETVSEPHNEEFGRTFAFKDPEGRTLHAYARAG
- a CDS encoding ketol-acid reductoisomerase, which encodes MTALRFSTQAFAKAPLHLANTDEFIVKGGRHLFPRLSDAFQGIRQIGVIGWSSQGPAQAQNLRDSLSGSGIIVKVGLRSGSGSVPAAERAGFTRAAGTLGEMYDVIRESDLVLLLIADAAQAQEYRQIFAALHPGATLGLSHGFLLGYLKSIGASFPANVNVIGVCPKGMGPSVRRLYEQGADIDGAGINSSFAVEQDVTGHATDYALGWSVALGSPFTFQTTLESEYKSDIFGERGILLGAVHGIVEVLYRWYVNGGMSKDDAFINSVEAITGPISKLISHHGILAVYESFGEADKETFRRAYSAAYQPAFEILMEIYDEVSSGNEIRSVVMANQRFGRYPMGTIDGTEMWRVGEGVRARRGSFSTPIPPVTAGVYIATMMAQVDLLKEKGHPYSEIANESIIEAVDSLNPYMHFKGVAYMVDNCSTTARLGSRKWAPRFDYALMQNALPKLDRGDPADAELIRTFETNDIHQALATCSELRPPVDIAILG
- a CDS encoding DUF4209 domain-containing protein translates to MVERTTITAEQRAVADEAVCEFHETRARLEADPLVDDFQRAQAFHAIWRRVQEVGLAEDESLQPLWYEAILWDLQPRTPEPGERRGRRWQPKFELANGSKLPDFDDLRNRAGFYVHAATGVLNTTSPVHRARYADVLWEMEGGYQRALMAAQAYLASVPLLAETYSYRRHDAILRALQLALQLQQAELVAEGKQALLDALTEREESAPPFDGLELLPWILEIPDRFIDREELVKGRQYAEDAAAFLRGGGEAESFRARYAYQLAARFARRLRDAEGERRALVALGEAIEAQAAMADGRSHLAAAHFLREAFRHYADLGFTEQAERMKRRLEEEQDETLPEFKTFRTSVELDFDATDRLAVALRDLPPAQSLAFIATRPDWHPAKAHLEAQAATLAALHPLLSAIGRNRYSHDGRLVANATTDAARRDAQVFDLYHLWAQMRGVVLARLYGRMAEAQRWTADTITDFLASGVAFDAEKLPLVRTGLERFFARDYASALFVLVPQLEDILRRLRGKVGLPTTSVKASSGITMLVGLDDVLATPQLVDGLGAGAIAYLRFLLTDQQGLNLRNDIAHGLFPEAAAQEPLAVLVVDVLLHLQPLYLTPTKEAAEQQSSEQAAVLDLGVERQASIGIPTIRTNAVDAELPEAAWIREMTDRIVHDFHPLRVILFGSHARGEAGPDSDVDLLIVLPSADDRRGAAIEIRKALAGVRVPHDIIVTDPVDIAQRGDEPSSVLYSALREGRVLYDRSEAREGRLAYGHG
- a CDS encoding YafY family protein, whose amino-acid sequence is MNRTDRLMGILLEFQAHGERRAEDLARAFEVSVRTVYRDVEALCEAGVPVVATPGKGYRLLDGYFLPPLSFTSTEAALLLLGGEYLRRRLDPELRAEAETALKKLAAVLPAEKRADVARWLQELCFPGFGERPARPSQALLRRAIRERRVVRLLYHAYLRPASEERDVEPVSLIYGAGAWHLAGWCRLRRAPRFFHLDRIDRLEVLEERFVRGGRHAAIGPESGDALSRFPEARVRFDAAALRWARERQPYLFLREEADLGGEPVFVYALRDERELLGWLLQWGAAAEVLEPAALCERLATEARALLERYAPVEQQNILSEPPRAPATTLSGTLA
- a CDS encoding helix-turn-helix domain-containing protein, with product MATKRSQADRTEQTRRLLLDVGRRLFTERGYAGTATEEIVRQAGVTRGALYYHFKDKQDLFRAVVEDVQQESMARLAVAAGAIADPWQRMRTAMQAFLDNCLEPAMRQIVLIDGPAVLGWPAWREMDERYGLGATRTALQAAVDAGQLEPQPLEPLAHLLLGALGEAGMLLAEAPDPPAARAEVGESLDRLLAGLRAV
- a CDS encoding LppP/LprE family lipoprotein, with product MKRLLVLAALLLAALALVGARPAHADGSWMDQPLVNWNTAGAAVPAAPAGDFSNPRCGQDERPVETAEDQAVSDAGWTLFGAYQGGWGITLISGLSGYDGMCRPFGYQFFVFVNGAFAGTISPEAMNSRFDGSATIVRLVSSGRITAQFSRYSDADPLCCPSRISFVTYGFDDSQGAPLLAPLEVSTQSTQSEQ
- a CDS encoding HEPN domain-containing protein, coding for MVTGSRRTAVRHLLKLAREDLQLAEDIIAGASTGLPRHACFNAQQAAEKTLKGALRHEGIQYGKVHDLEQLRGMLPGNWAVKAQPASLQALTEWVIEGRYLENLPDATDEDARLAVQEAREVWTLITAELVPRGFDVNMELP
- a CDS encoding LD-carboxypeptidase; translated protein: MPDATAAASPHAFVRPRAVPPGGTIAVVLPASAVDAGQIEAGTASLQAAGFSVRLPADALARRGYLAGASDAAKAAALVAAFADPGVDAILCARGGYGSMRLLPLIDWETVRAHPKPLVGFSDVTGLHLALHREAGLISFHGPMPVWDLPDAEPAWNLAGLISALTSTQPLHRIAAPPGAAVPEALVPGIGEGVLEGGNLTLLAALCGTRWQPDLRGCIALIEDTHESPYRVDRMLTQLLLAGAFAGVRGVLVGDSPDCDRPPSPRGLTLREVLLDRLGGLGVPVLYGFPCGHTPYRATLPLGVRCRLDTAAGTLTLLDAACV
- a CDS encoding serine hydrolase — translated: MCATAAAQPEIADLVHAEMERWEVPGLAVGVLHEGRSEAWGFGVASIETRQPVTADTLFQIGSISKLFTATLAMQLVEAGTVDLDAPIASHLPELRLADAAAQGSVSLRHLLTHTAGFYGDRFDDFGLGDDALAKAVASFDQLRQYTAPGELWSYCNTGFQLAGHLVERLRGQAFETAARERLFAPLGLERCTYFAHEAITYPAAVGHVQPPGKENRIARPYPIPRAMNAAGGIIGTVGDLLRFAAFHMGQLPVDGVLGAESVRAMQQPQVEAALAPHWGLGWMIDTIDGARLIGHGGATNGFNARLVFVPERSFALAILTNSGQGSAAYRPIEAALLKRYLGLRTAEPPAITLPAESLARYAGAYERPLSQFTLTPADGGLRVEMTVRSPLSGTETVMPPYHAEPIGERSFRITHGAPAGSTFDFILSADGSVRFLRFGGRVSDPAPIPRPFPQS
- a CDS encoding DinB family protein; the encoded protein is MAGEAAQFAMVFERIGQDTLTALEGIPQETLNRKLDLPETNSLFTLATHLFGAGEFWTLALGAGRTVPRDRAAEFTASGSFADLAARCRRWIAEVHDAFDSLPDAALDKTLTPPTAYRGTLPEGEMTARECLLHAVEHGALHLGHIQLTRQLLGFAPSGE